The sequence GCTAGCTTTGTGAGGTCTAGCTTTGCTATAGATCTAAATGTTGCTAATGGACCCATAACATTTCTTCCCTGATGCGGAGATAAGCCACCTTCTGCCAAAGGTTCACCAGCTTTTCTTCCATCAGGCAGAGCGCCAGTAAATTTACCAGCTGCCATGTTCATTGTCACCGCTCCACCTGCTAAAGTGAATTTTGCTCCCGCGAACCCCTTATATTTGTTAACTACGTTATAGACATGTGTAATCACATCGTTAAGAATTAGATCAACATAATCGTCATCATTTCCGAACTTTGGAGCACTCTTCAACAAATATAGTATGTGTTCGTATCCCTCAAAATTCTTATCCAAAGCTTCAATGAGATCCTCCATCGTTATCTTATTTTCCTCAAATACGATCCTCTTAATTGCAGCCAGTGAGTCTGCAACATTCACTAATCCGACAAGCCATAATGCTTCAGTCATATGTAAAATTCCGCCATTTAAGAGGTCAACACCCCTCTCAATTGGGCCATCAAATAAACAAGATGTTAAAGGATATGGCGCATATTTAGCGTAAATCCATACATATATATTTACAAAAGGTAGGAAACGCTTGAAAAAGGCTTCGACTTGCTTTTTATACGCATTAAAAACTTCATCAAAGGATTTAAACTTCCTCGGATCCCCTGTCTCGATACCCACTCGCTTACCAGATATTCTAGAAATACCATTATTTAGTGCTAGTTCTAGAAAATATGCCATGTTAACATATACTGGGGCAATTTCAATGCTCTTGCCTGGAACACTAATCATGAAACAGCCAGATATACAATAGTCTCTAGCCTCTTCTATTGACTTTCCAACAGAAAGCAACATTTCAATGCTTCTATTATCTCCGACAAATTTGAGCTTCCCTCTTCCTAATTTAGCTGTTTTAACTGCTTTCATCAAAAATGATTCAGGCGTGCTATTGTGAACTCTAACTACGATTTCTTCGAAAGCAAGTAAGACTTCGTCTTCAGCTTCAAGAAAAAGGTAAGATAAGTCGTTCACAGCACAGCGACCATCTTTGGTTACGCCTCCTATAGTTATGTTTGGTAGTGCGCCTGCACCAGTATCAAATACTCCTAAAATACGTGGTTGATAAAGTGAAACTTCGTTGCACTTTATGAGAAGTAATTCAATTAATTCTTTTGCTTCCTCTCGCGTAATTTTTCCTTCCTCTATATCTTTCTTATACCATGGATATAAAATCTGGTCAAGTCTTCCAAGACATATGGCTGGCCCCATGGCCTCCATCCAAGTAGCAATATAAATAAACCATATTGATTGTAGGGCTTCGTGGAAATTTCTGGCAGGGTTTGCCGGCACCCATGAACATATCTCAGCTATCCTCTCCAACTCAGCTTTTCTTCTCGGGTTTAACTCAGCTTCAGCCATAGTCCTGGCCAATTCAGCATACCTATTAGCAAAAGAGATTACGGCGTCTAAAGCTATAATTGCAGATTTATAAAACAGCCATTTTTCAAAATCCTCTATTTTAGTCAGATCAAGTTTCTCCATCCGTTCTTTGATGCGTTTCTTTATCCCGTTCAAACCAAATTTTAGAACCTTTTCGTAATCAGGACAAAAATGAGCTATAAAGAAGCCGCTTAGAGGGCCAAGAATTTGATTATATCCTAAAGCTTCGAGGTCTTCAGGATCAAGCAAATCTAATGGTATTATAGAGCGCCAGATATCATATAATGTTTTCCCCTCCCAATAAGCACATATTTCCTCTAATTTAGCCTTCTCTTCCTGAGTAAGAGGGACAACCGGAGTCCCACCTACTGTTATAACATCGCTTTCAATCATATCTTTACGAATTATTTTAATACAAACCTCTGGTGCAAGGGTTATGCAGCGTCCTATTTTGCTACCAGTCCTACCCACAATTAATTCTTCAGCGTCAATAGTTATGGGAATATTTTCCAAGACTTTTTTTAATGCTAAAGCCCTTCTGATTATAGGTGGCTGCCCCTCTGTTTCCTTATAGGACTCAGTTATCCAGTAGGCTCTTTCAATACATATTTTAGGAGGAACGCGAACTTTATCTTTTAATATTTTAACTCTCTCGCTTACCAACACTCACACCCCTCTTTTTTATTCCTAAAGCTTGACCTTTCACTCTAACTTCAACTGGCCAATAATCATGCTTTTTTGAGGGCAGTACTACTAATGCGTATCCGGG is a genomic window of Candidatus Bathyarchaeia archaeon containing:
- a CDS encoding pyruvate formate lyase family protein, producing the protein MVSERVKILKDKVRVPPKICIERAYWITESYKETEGQPPIIRRALALKKVLENIPITIDAEELIVGRTGSKIGRCITLAPEVCIKIIRKDMIESDVITVGGTPVVPLTQEEKAKLEEICAYWEGKTLYDIWRSIIPLDLLDPEDLEALGYNQILGPLSGFFIAHFCPDYEKVLKFGLNGIKKRIKERMEKLDLTKIEDFEKWLFYKSAIIALDAVISFANRYAELARTMAEAELNPRRKAELERIAEICSWVPANPARNFHEALQSIWFIYIATWMEAMGPAICLGRLDQILYPWYKKDIEEGKITREEAKELIELLLIKCNEVSLYQPRILGVFDTGAGALPNITIGGVTKDGRCAVNDLSYLFLEAEDEVLLAFEEIVVRVHNSTPESFLMKAVKTAKLGRGKLKFVGDNRSIEMLLSVGKSIEEARDYCISGCFMISVPGKSIEIAPVYVNMAYFLELALNNGISRISGKRVGIETGDPRKFKSFDEVFNAYKKQVEAFFKRFLPFVNIYVWIYAKYAPYPLTSCLFDGPIERGVDLLNGGILHMTEALWLVGLVNVADSLAAIKRIVFEENKITMEDLIEALDKNFEGYEHILYLLKSAPKFGNDDDYVDLILNDVITHVYNVVNKYKGFAGAKFTLAGGAVTMNMAAGKFTGALPDGRKAGEPLAEGGLSPHQGRNVMGPLATFRSIAKLDLTKLANGTAVNMKFNPDAIKDEAKMKKFISLLRTYFESGGQHVQFNIISNTMLREAQKFPEKYRDLLVRVATYTAYFVELSRETQDDIISRTEFGEIT